AATTTGATTCTGTGCATAAAACATACCTGCcaaatttacaaaaccaaaaatcaggaacaATCATgaaatacaattggtcaaaactgcttattctgcgTGTCTTGcgaaatacaggagtactatggtatcgtctcaaaacccgactgttgctataggaggttacaaggctaaaaattacacacctctattccctcacaggaagtatgtgagaactcatgctccacatatgtgaatcagtcatgctcttagatgtcattacttagcaaatgtATGGATCCTATTTTTATCAAGTGATAAATTAAAtatcgccagaattgtctccaaatgactaaattgcgtgccaaaagcctggattaaattccaaacctctccgcagtgctcgtatggagtgagggcatatgacggtgtcaatggtgattcgtccatcggatggggacattaagccttgaacagatcccttggtgctattcgacaggagtaggctatgtgccagcagcaggtttcaccctctcccttcctactatcatatatcatgtcattcatttcatctcaactcctctaatgaggttggcgtcaggaagggcatccagttataaaaaaaactgggacaaggtttggacaaacaacaacactcctttgtcagaaatcaccgagaacaaatcgtgctgctttcttttggatctttttcggttcttgtaacagatagtcctggtgtaggtcccgtacactggaaccatttgAACaaccagtataaaatggctgtaatTAAACGACACTTTTGGCATCCACCCACTGGATGTAAATAAATCACAAAAATTGAAAACACATTTCATCTAGAGTTGTATAACTTTTATTTGACATGAAATCTCTTCATTACAACTATTTTGTATTAATTAgaggaaagtaaaataattaatttaaagtAAGAGCTTGAAAAACAAAACATTTGATTGTATGAGTATCCTGGATTTCTTGACATTTTAGTTGAAAGATTTGATAAACACTGGAGAAAGATagcaaagaagaatgaaaggtTTATTGGTCAGGGAGGCCATAGAAGGTTTAGTGCTGTTATCAGCACCACCACCAGGAGCACCACCAGGCATTGCATCACCAGGCATTGCACCACCAGGCATTCCACCATTTGTTCCTGCACGTACTCGAAGGAACCTATCTTTCTCATTGCAGTCATCATTATCGCAGGAGAATTCTGCATTTTCCACCGGTTCAGAACCTGGAGGTACTGGAAGTTCTCCAGGAAGCCCGCACCCACGGACTGCCACAGCTTAAACAAATAAGAAAAGAACTTGGTAACCTTCAGAAACAAACAATATATATTAATCCTAGAAAGATGAAGCATGCGTCTGAGAGGCCTGCAACTAAAGTATGCTGTtgcatcaaatataaaccggaattCAGAACTAACGGCTCTGGTAGTGAACGGAAATGGGAGGGGCCTTGAGAGGATGCTAGTGGGGACGTCTGGAGTAGGGTCTTGATGCATCACACACCACAAAGCGACTGCTTGCTTCAGTACCCCATTAGCGAGAAGGAGGTACACACGTCTATCGTGCGGCGCATCATCAAGTTTCTGATGAAAGAAGGCACCAAAGCTTCAAAACTTTTGAGAAGGCTCTATGCCTGTATGCACAGTTTGGGGAAGCAACTCTTTCAAAGACCAAGGTGTATGAATGTCACAAACAATTTTTGGTAAGACGGATAGAGGAAAATGAGCTCGACCATTTGCATCTCTGCAAACAACATTCGTACTGTACATGAATTTATTGACTTAGATCAGCACACAAAAGTTTCTGAATTTGCTTTATTCATaggaataagctttggaagtgttcaagccatcatGAAAGTGAACAAAACCGTTGGAAATTTATTTTGTCAGGTGGGTTCCTCCTCTCCTCGCTCAGGAACAAAAAATTTGCGCCAGGAACTTTGTCAGAGTCATCTGAATCTCTACAAGGACGAAGGATATGATTTAGACCACTGAAAGAAGAACCGGGAGGAATCTGATTTCATGATGATGCCGCAGTAGAGGAGTACGTGTGCAAGCAGTAGCagtgatttggggggggggggggatgttacccccacactttgtggagaaaaatctAGGAATTATTTTTTGAAAAGGAATTTTTAAAACCCTGTGGTCTattacctaattctttcctttaatttctttaaatatttaaaaaaaatacttagcagaaatatgcacaaaatgtcatcCGATCCAGCTGACCGATTTTTCAGCGCCATTGTAACTGAGGCGGAAAAGGCATGCTCGTTTCACCCGGTAGGACGTGGctttgattccccatcaggaagccaaaaaatttaagaagcgagatttccacttttggatgtgcacatggccctgaggttcactcagcctacaccaaaaacgagtacttCACCCCACCAAGAGCCAAGATTATGGATAGGGGAAGCCTTTACTTTTCACcactcgaagggccttcatggcctttatggagatgactttgctttgcttttacagcAAGTAGTACAGACTAGTGTAAAAGCATGCAGAAGCACGATTGGTATGTGGGCCTAATGGCACAAAATCTTAGTTGCactcatgtgtaattgttcctttggtgaaaattttattgtatagagTAGAACTGAAATccccccagaaatattatcactgcagttaagttggtagactgttaacttttacttctctgtcaaaatttactcagagagcataaaaacttaccattttgtagctattttgtttcagttttgttttctatCCCCCACTATACTTCCCAGACCTccagtactttttttgttttttatatatttttgtgccccccacttctaactcccaattgCAGCTACTGTGTGCAAATGGCTCCACCcatgttctctttctttctttctttctttgatgacAGCATCAAAAAATTGCCAATTTGATGACAAAAATCCATGTCAGATTTGGgaaactatgtaaaaaaaaaaaaaaaaaaaaaaaatgaggtgcATGTTTTGTATTTGTTGGTGGGGACAGTGGGTCCATTTATTATAAAGAACCACCTCATGCATCTGTTTGCATTTTGAATACTTAAAAGTGACGCTACAGACCAGTGGTGTAATGTTAGGGCAAAGCAGGCAGGCCTAGGCCTTCAAGGGGCCCTGCAGACTActcgcaaaaaaaataaaaataatatacgaAGCATGCTTTTTTTAAAGTCATCATTATCATTGCAGAGTTCCAGTTTTGTGGGTACTGTTAaagagcctcttccacttcttcctatcCATATacaactaggggccgatgacctagatgttaggcaggcccctttaaacaacaagcatctcatatacaacttgtcatggagaacatcatccaatgtccatcctctggtaactagatcaaccttgatcatgtccatccatcaggttttaggtcttcgtgcaggtcttttcccctccacttatctttccaaatttattctagctgttcttgtaggctccatcctcaccacatgcccataccaccgtaATCTGGACGTGCCGATTTGGTCTagtagggatgtctttattccagcttctttcctcACCACCTCATTTCTTAACCTGTCCATTTTAGTCTTCTGGATGGTAGATCTAAGAAATTTtgtctctgatgcttgcagtcttgatgaatctctatttgtgagggtgcacgcttcaacaCCATAAGTTAATATTGGTATGAaactgttaaacatcatcagtttggccggttttggaatcatgtcaacccataaaagtgttcttgatcgtagaattctgatcccttttgctctctgtttgtaatttcctttctgaccaaattatcactcgagattacacttccaaggtaaggaaaattatCCGCACACTCTAGCTGgtagtctcctagttttacacttgctggacgcccatcTCTGTTGACAGCCATTACCACtgtgtcttggtcttgctgatgttgaggttatattcctggaactgggatttccacaCGTTAAGTCTGGCCTGTACTTCCTcgtctgtttcaccccaaatcaagatatcatcagcaaaggccactgcattcagttcacttAACTTTTCCTTGACATTCTTCATTATATCATCCATATCAGTGATGAACAGTGGTtaggacagtgcacttccttgctgaactccactcttggtctcaaaccatgatgatcaacCTTCCCCAATTAATTACAGTCTTTCGTAGTCAATCCCAACTGTAttgtgttatcttatggctctgtctcttcatGAACCAATtgtttttcaccaccaacccattcctcatacagaatgttcaccttctatatttcttccactatatccatgaggtcccattacatcctcatatcctgttctatctgtcccaatctatgcattcagatctcccataatgattactctctctttactaataactttttccaaatcatcaagaaactggttcttatcctcttgacagcatacacctgtaccaaagttagttttcctttccctaaatgcacagtcacctttattattctgttGCTAACATACTACAGCGACTCTTTACTCATGATCAAACCAAcaccatttctcatctctctgtcatttccatgccaatacagtgtatactgtttttttaatttcttcatttctttccctctctatttggtttcactcagccccattATCATTAATATTCTCCTTtgcatgaggtccactagttcttcacattttcctgtgagactgagtaagttgatggtcccaatcgGAGTTAGTCTCCTCCGGAATTTTTGCATTTTTGCAAAATactgtctatcatcaggccataaaccatcatccctgacatgagtctgctcatgctggcacCTTATTTAGTTGTTAAATGCATtccgaggctcttatgtgttttgaaagcaactacaagtAAGCTCTTTTACTGCCTTACTAGGCCTAacataattgaggattttcttttggagtttactcccttagcctttgaggatttCTCCTCattccacaaggcagtgggttccatctgtactacccccagaggaatgggttccctcctccgccagctccaccctaccgaatcatattctccgcctttcctgctgttgaggtcttcaccctttaccctgagctgggatcctttaccagatgttacacacagggtcaatgtgctctgggactcacataggcatgggtgccactccctgggcaaGGCTGACTCTAAGAGGGTCCCTGCCTGTTAAGTAAGTACACTGCAGTACTTTGGTCATCATTCAGAGCATGCGCACTCAGTACATACATCTATAGGCTCCGTACGCTGATGGGAGAAATGGactgctgcgctgcgagtggcgaacattgtaagttaatgcgtttcaccgcgcacatatccgTTGTCGTCTCACCGGGTACTGCCATaaccgactaaataataacagtggggtttcagagtgttttatgcaacaacaattggccaattattccaaacttgcagaaagtgggcATGTAATAATTTAACAACAATTAAAACAGTTTGCAGGAAATAGctacagagcaataactgcaaatgtgatcagaaagaaacattggttccctagatatcctaccatttcatGATAGAGGCTATGTAGTcatttatgtattagtagtggtgataacaAGATtaatgttcatatacacattcaacaatgctgtcttcagaaaaatatccttggtctatttctaatacgatataatGTTAATGTAGAttaatgctgctagggaggcgtgtaattttaaatttaaattttaattaatttttaaaataaacacgTTTTCTAAGAaaggccttggtaacaatcatTATTTCATGAAGGAGAATAATAATTGTTCCcaagaaatgtaagcatatttcagctgctgttgggccgatgaccttcgatgttaggccccttaaaacaacaagcaagcagcatcAGCTGCTGTTTATACAGTTTGCTCAGAACATGTGTCTTCGCGTcctgatcgaccgtgtgaatggtaaaatatataggaaaatatttaaaatttatttccacctattcaatacaatataagatgttaacatttaagtcaaaacatttttcaaatgtgagacatgttttgcctcttactgagaggcatcttcagtcactaattaAAACCTTATTACTTTGTCAgacaacatttcaaacattctacagctattataaaaatgttcataaaacaactaagaatctaatataatgatgaacaatgtgtagtacacttgatgaataggacgaaattagatggtacagtagtacggatgatggcttgaagccatagtcaatattaggttttaaatacatagtggaaagcatataaaatcatttcattgaagatatacagtacattcaaatgatattaaaatagtaggttcttagatggtacacttaaaaatggaggtatcataagtgacagttgatggcttaaagccgtagtcagagtttgaagtatcggtaaaataacatgttaatatacacatatgaaaaagattacattaacgaatataaaatgtaaaatgtaaaggaaaaacattccaaatgttgGGCAATTATTATTGACGCcagcgtatatttgcccgtaatgtttaatggtcaacagttcatgGGTTCAGCGAGATTGTGCTGACAAGTAGTTTATAGTTGGCTTGAATTAATTTTGATTCATctgagtaagtttgtagagatgatgatgagctgttattctctacgttggtaagatttggctgttgttttcttaacagattgacaatatattttcaaaatgttgataTTGGAAATTTTTGGGAGTTTAATGGGGCTGTTGAAATAATGTTGttgattggttggttctgaaaCGAAGAGAAAAATTGTATTAATATGATGAGAATGAAAGAAAAAACTTGGGAAGGTTTTGTTAAAGTGTTTGATGAAGAGaggatgttggtgcttacctatggcgttgctGGCCCGTTTGACTTGTTGCGTGAATCACtaacgtttttactccttgtgttgtacgcatGTCGTCTGTGCGGAGGGGGCGGGGCTGTAGGCTTGTGATTGGCGCACGGAAGCGTGATGTGTATAGTGGGGGAAGCAGAGGGGTGTGAAGCATTTATTGGCTTAAGATTGGCCTGTGGAGGTAAGCTACGTAAGTTGGGAGGGGAAGGGGGGTGTGATATGTTTGTTGACGTGGAAGGAGTGTTTATTGATTCtgtattgaaaatattgaagaaatttttgtcctgaaggtttacttTATTAAACAATGCCACCATTtgatcatataaagggcttctattgtctattgggtCATTTAAATTGTtgttagcattgaatttttggtctaaaaatatatataaattctcgaattcggtcatgagtctaccttttttttaatctttttaaaatttgaaggtcctgtggtaaaattgtgcccagtttatttcatgtgattgctcatcgTTGAGTGTtaattatgtttctgagcattgaaatgctcggagtacctagttatgaagcttcttcctgtttgtctgatgtatgagctgaggcactcattacattttaatctatagataccggagcctgagtatttattattttcagaatttattgtattgtggttgaagaacattttttggtttgagttttgaaagctattttgatctctcgattttttaaggtattggttatttgatgtatgattgggttggtgtatgtaaaggttgcgtactttgatttttcattttttattggggagaggtttgtggatagtttcaatttaaccttATTAATTAATTTGTCTGTGATGGAGGGGTTATATCCATTGAAAGAGGCTATTtcctttattgtatttatttcttttttttttaattgatggttgaaaggggaatttttagagctctgtacaccatactgtaaaaagaggactgtttgtgtgattgtggatgtagggaactttgtttaatagttgtaGGTGTGAAtgagggctttctgtaaatttgaaaatcaaacttattgaaagttcttgttattgtgatgtcgagaaaattaatagatttgtggtcctcatcctctttagtgaatttgatgttcttatctagattatttaaatatgttaatatattttcactgttgttgagatttttgtcaattgTTACTAGCGTGTCGTCGACATAGCGTAGCCatagatttaatccattgatgttttttattattttgttgttttcgagGTTATCCATATACATTTCAGAAAGgattccggataaagggtctcccatggccaggccttctTGTTTGTACAATTTAtcgttgaaagtgaaatagttgttttgtAAGGTATAAGTTTAGTACTTTTAGGAGTtgttctatttctattttgcttaaactgctgtgtttggaaagattgttttttattatttctatagtttttttagcggaaatgtttgaatacatgttagtgacgtcgaaagagtacattatgtgattaggttttaagttgaattttttaagggtttcacataattctattgaatttttagggtgtttgttatggaatttaagatgttttttgagaaatttttggaggaattgtgagttttatatgtcgggctattttggctgtttatgatcggtcgaatgggaacgtcctttttatgtacttTCGGtgatgatctgacggtgggtagacTTTGGTATTcaagttcattaaataaaaatggagagttttttaaaagtgtttttaggttacgttgagtttttgtagtgggatccGTTGGGATTATTGAGTAAGTttcattagagaagaactcctctgttttaCGGATGTAATCctgttttttcattaagactatagtattgcctttgtcggctttagttactATGATGTTATTAGTGTCAACTTTTTTTCTTAGTTCTAGGATCTGTTTTTGTACGGTAGAGTtatttttgttagaaatttattttacaAGAGCAggcaatttctttttaatttcgtattttacatcattctgtttgtctgttggaatttgtttatttatgtttgcttcagcttcggctattgtggtgattatatcttctgctttgtgtgggttgggccaattaagttttaggccttggTTGAACAATTGTGTTTCTCTGTCTGAAAAAGTGATGTCAGATAGATTGATTGTAGTAGGAACATTGTTCCAAGGGGAGGGGCATATTTTTATACTACTGTTCCGATTTTGCGATtttgctttttctttttcttcttttaaatatgttaatttgcgatttagggtttcttgttttttgttcaaagtaatctgtattttatatgaaatgtgttgttgataagaattccattctagaggtgataacgattgcgcgataatcaaatgttcgcgataaagttgggtattaaaaaaaaagatttctttctatacagtagttttatttcatttttgagccaaatgttgttgattttatttaGAATGTCTTTAGATTTATGTTTTCGTATCTCAGCGTATGCTTTCTCCCTACAGCAGTCCTGAAAACTCAGCCTAATATGGACCAAAGGGTGCCAGAGTTTGTGAAAATGCCAGGTTATCAGGAAATGGGGTTAAGAAAGAATAAGTACAAATGTCTCCTCACAAAATACAGTACTGTGCTTGTATGTACTGTTTGCTTGAGAATACAACAGAGAATAAACTGCCCAAATACCCTTAAACACAGGAAAAGTACATAATTTATGAAGGCATAAAGCCTTtagtgcatgaaaatgaaaattattgaATACACAGAGTACAGTACCTGATCTGACAGACCTCAGAAAATTAATGAATACACAAAGTACAGTACCTGATAAGACAGACCTCAGAAAAATAATTTATGAAGGCATTAAGCTGTCTATAAGGAAAATTAACTATCCGACTTTGCAAAAACCAGCTACTTTTTCAAAGAAATGCATAATGTCCTGTTGTCTTCTGCACTGAACTCTGTGTTTTGTAGCTCCATCACGAAGATGACAAAGGAACAGTAAGTCCATTACCGATGCACCCTGTTGTTCATAATACTGAAAGTCGATTTTGACAgcttaaaattttttttttccaagttgctttacatcacaccgacatggataggtcttatggtgatgatggaatgggaaagggcaaggagttgggaaggaagcggccgtggccttaattaaggtacagccccggcatttgcctggtgtaaaaatgggaaaccatggaaaaccattttcagggcacccgacagtggggttcgatcccactatctcccaaatactggatactgactgcagctatcaagctcggtgacagGCTTTAATCCCTCACTATGTGATGCTTTAGGAGCTTGTACAGTGCAGTCCTCAATGTCAACGTCTCATTAAATACGACAGCAGTAATAATTTCTGCATTGGATATAATGTCTTGCTCGGTATCATTCTGGAACCACTGTTCGACGTCATTTCCATCAGTTTCTGCATGTCCAGGAACTCTTTTAAGGAGTCGAGTAAGTTTACATTTTCTGCTTTATCATGTTCAACGAACTCATTTCCCTCATGATCAAGTAGTTTTTGCCAGGAACAAACTGGTCTTAATGACTCTAACTTGTTCCAGGCATCGCTACCCATCCAACAACATCTAATAGGTTAATTTTCTTTAAGTTCTGGATAAGACCTTGACCACCATTGTTTGTGCTTGTATCTTCTCTTGAGACAAAATAAAACTCCATGGTCCATTGGCTGGCGTAAAGCTGTGTCATTGGGTGGTAAAAACATTGCTCGTATGTCCCCATTTTTTAACTCTTCAGTGTCTGGGTGTGGCCGAGTTATCCGGACTGCTGGGTTATCGAGTACTGAGTTTTTGGGACACAACTGTATTACCTTTCATCATATTTTCATTTATGTCTTTGCACTTCTTTTTGTACCATTCTTCTCTTATTCTCCTTGCTTCTCTATTTATCTTGTTCCATAGTTTTGCATATTCTTCCTGGTTTCCTCTCACTTTGCACTTCCTACGTTCTTCCATTAACTCCAGTATATCACCAATGAACCAAGTTTTGTAAACTTCCTTTCCCAGTCTTCCAAAGCATGCACATCAGCCATTTAAGTTatttcctttccccccccccccccatttcgcCTGTACATTACTTCCTGACATCTTCTTGAGGTCAATTTTTTCCATttgtttttttctcatttaaagctTGCTCGTCACATTTTACCCTAATAATATTCCATCTTTTATATGGTTGTTTTATAACCCTTCTTCCTAAATGCAGTTGGCTCTTCATTAATATCAGATTGTGGTCCATGTCCACTTATGCACCTGGATAGCTCTTACATGATTTGGCGACCTTTTATCATTATATAATCTATCTGGTATCTGTCACATTTCAGATGTATCTTCTTTTgtttggtattcaagaggacagattggggcaaatattcatttacaggacggaggagtaatggattggaataaattatcaaggggaatgttcaataaatttccaagttcattgaaaatattttaagaaaaagctgggtaaacaactgatagggaactgccacctgggtgaccacCCTAAATGCGGTTGGTCGGTcggttagttggttggttggtatTGAACATGTGTCAGCTTTCAAATGTCTAGGAAGCATAATAATGGGTCATATGAGGAGCAGTAGGGATGTAAAAACTCACATTGCCATCGCTAAATAAGCCTTCAACAAAAGGAAGAGACTTCTATGTGGACACTTGGACTAAAGTTAAGGAAGAGGATGGCAAAATGCTTTGTTTAGTGTGTGGCGCTATATGGAGCAGAGagcggtggtgatttttgttttaagaagaagtacaactatgTAATGAACCTCTCTGAACAatttaagtggaaaagaaatttaaaatataacttatttattcaatgaaggaattttgaaatgaattacaaaaatgaCTGTATTGAGCCAAAAGGTCACTAACAAATAAAAGGGAATGTAAGTTTCCTGTGTGACAGAACACTtaaaatttacatacccttgattaacccactctcacacataaagcggatgacaagaTCAGAGGTAGCCACATCATTGGCTGGTATGCATTTGAGTGTCACCTG
This DNA window, taken from Anabrus simplex isolate iqAnaSimp1 chromosome X, ASM4041472v1, whole genome shotgun sequence, encodes the following:
- the LOC137496899 gene encoding uncharacterized protein codes for the protein MESKIDKGDAINCVVCSGDEEPRCNVPFNMEPEPSKACYKNVCSAKLFKKGGKTVAVRGCGLPGELPVPPGSEPVENAEFSCDNDDCNEKDRFLRVRAGTNGGMPGGAMPGDAMPGGAPGGGADNSTKPSMASLTNKPFILLCYLSPVFIKSFN